In the Sebastes fasciatus isolate fSebFas1 chromosome 20, fSebFas1.pri, whole genome shotgun sequence genome, one interval contains:
- the LOC141758801 gene encoding uncharacterized protein LOC141758801, whose translation MFSYSSASFRANGTCIRCSAFAALEARVSELEARFCTLALASSVVSQPLAGADRPSLASASRPPATPEQPGGWVTVRRTHSRTLKPTVNHQPLHVSNRYSPLSDTPAEKPTLVIGSSILRNVKLAKPAAIVNCIPGARAGDIESVLKLLAKDKRKYSKIVIHVGGNDTRLRRSEVTKVNVQSVCAYAKTMSDSVVFSGPLPNLTSDDMYSRMKSFHSWLSWWCPANDVGFIDNWNPFWGIPGLIRRDGIHPTLDGAALLSRNLTKIVGGTNP comes from the coding sequence atgtttagttattcctctgcctcctttagagctaatggtacatgtattaGGTGTAGTGCATTCGCTGCATTGGAGGCGAGGGTTAGCGAGTTAGAAGCCCGGTTCTGCACTTTAGCTTTAGCTTCTTCTGTAGTTAGCCAGCCCCTAGCCGGTGCAGACCGGCCAAGCTTAGCTTCTGCTAGCCGTCCCCCGGCAACCCCCGAGCAGCCGGGAGGCTGGGTGACTGTCCGAAGGACGCATAGTCGTACCCTGAAGCCCACGGTTAACCACCAACCACTTCACGTTTCTAACAGATATTCCCCTCTCAGCgacacacccgctgagaaaccaactctggttatcggcagctccattttgcggaacgtgaagttagcgaagccagctgccatagttaattgcatcccgggggccagagcgggcgacattgaatccgttttgaaactgctggctaaggataaacgtaaatacagtaagattgttattcacgtcggcggtaatgacacccggttacgtcgatcggaggtcactaaagttaatgtccaatcggtgtgtgcatatgcaaaaacaatgtcggactccgtagttttctctggtcccctccccaatttgaccagtgacgacatgtatagccgcatgaagtcattccacagctggctgtcgtggtggtgtccagcaaacgatgtgggcttcattgacaattggaaccctttctggggaattcctggtctgattaggagagacggcattcatcctactttggatggtgcggctctcttatccagaaatctgaccaagattgttggtggaacaaatccatga
- the LOC141758790 gene encoding uncharacterized protein LOC141758790 — MEPSTLLTPLLLLLTLPPLLFKGPPWFPQLFCPPITSSPPLPYSRCQLLRLRKNYRLSSTALSSAQSAGILISKRYLHRGPKHNRHLQSSITPTTPTYNIQTTHPRRPPSTGPRRTVNLANLKPLQRAPITPPSHSSNFALLNTRSLNNKAPILHELILDNSLDFLLLTETWQQPNDFFSLNQASPPNFGYLCKPRPSRRGGGLAVLFNKNLRTTELTFPTVTSFESLAFKTCSNTVILIYRPPKPNSSFLSDLSELLIVASSLPLPLLLLGDFNIHMDSPTCKLASDFSTLLDNFNLTQHITFPTHNKGHILDLVCSANVPVLNIQPSPFPLSDHKLIQFTIPSPSPRLKLPRVISFRNIKSIDPLHLSDLLSAALHLDPPPTSPDDLTNHLNATLSASLNSLAPLRTKTVSFNTSSPWFTPHLRKLKQTGRQLERLWRKSSLTVHLEAYKSHLITYKDAITAAKSDYFSTIINDPTRNPRTLFSTVNTLLKPRANTLSDPSPDLCNSFLQFFSDKITTINNSLLPVSDPAATTPTPFLSIPLDPLTPPPQHRLSRFDPVDSATIAKLISTSKPTTCSLDPLPTPLLKSCLPVLCPYLTDLFNSSLSHGTVPSAFKTAAVTPTLKKPGLDPSCLNHYRPISNLPFLSKTLERLVSTQLQSHLHSNNLLEPLQSGFRPLHSTETALLQVLNNLLTSADTGALNILILLDLSAAFDTVSHNILLTRLQDLGIEGTALSWLQSYLTNRSHFISLHNNSSATSTVTQGVPQGSVLGPLLFIIYLFPLGQILRHFNLDFHCYADDTQIYLSTNTPHNPPLSHINSCLSAIKAWMQQNFLKLNSDKTQLLLIGSKSTLTKTNNLTLNIDGTSVSPSPQARNLGVIFDSTLSLEPHIRQLVKISFFHLRNIAKIRPSLTPPTAEKLIHAFISSRLDYCNSLLYGISNTSINKLQLVQNAAARLLTHTKSWHHITPVLKDLHWLPVSHRISYKILTLTYKALHQLAPPYLSELLSPYQPQRSLRSTSAGLLSTPTSKLRSFGDRAFSRAAPKLWNSLPNLIRDSDSLTTFQSRLKTHLFSSAYP, encoded by the coding sequence ATGGAACCATCAACCCTACTCACCCCTCTCCTGTTGCTTCTTACACTACCCCCCCTGTTATTCAAAGGACCCCCCTGGTTCCCACAGTTGTTTTGTCCCCCCAttacctcctcccctcccctcccctactCTCGCTGTCAACTCCTCCGCCTCAGGAAAAACTACCGGCTATCCTCCactgctctctcctctgctcaatCTGCTGGAATCCTCATCTCTAAACGCTACCTTCACCGTGGCCCCAAACACAACCGTCATCTCCAGTCCTCCATTACCCCCACCACCCCGACTTACAACATCCAAACCACTCACCCCCGCCGCCCCCCCTCCACTGGACCCCGCCGCACTGTGAACCTGGCCAACCTCAAACCGCTCCAGCGTGCCCCCATCACACCACCCTCCCACTCATCCAACTTTGCCCTCCTCAACACCCGTTCACTTAACAACAAagcccccatcctccatgaactcATCCTGGACAATTCACTGGACTTCCTCCTGCTCACTGAAACCTGGCAACAACCCAATGACTTCTTCTCCCTCAACCAAGCATCCCCCCCCAACTTCGGCTACCTCTGCAAACCCCGCCCCTCCCGGCGTGGAGGGGGCCTCGCAGTCTTATTCAACAAGAACCTCAGGACCACCGAACTCACTTTCCCTACAGTCACATCATTCGAATCCCTCGCCTTCAAAACCTGCTCCAACACAGTCATTCTCATTTACCGCCCACCTAAACCAAATTCATCCTTCCTCTCCGATCTGTCTGAACTCCTCATCGTAGCATCATCCCTCCCCTTACCCCTACTGCTACTGGGCGACTTCAACATCCACATGGACTCCCCCACCTGTAAACTTGCCTCTGATTTCTCCACTCTACTGGACAACTTCAACCTCACCCAGCACATCACCTTCCCCACACACAATAAAGGCCATATTCTGGATCTCGTCTGCTCTGCCAACGTCCCGGTTCTGAACATCCAACCATCCCCCTTTCCCCTATCTGATCACAAACTCATCCAATTCACAATCCCTTCCCCATCACCCCGTCTGAAACTCCCCAGAGTCATCTCATTCCGCAACATCAAGTCCATTgatcccctccatctctccgacCTGCTATCTGCTGCCCTCCACCTGGACCCACCCCCCACCTCGCCTGATGATCTCACCAACCACCTCAACGCCACCCTGTCTGCCTCCCTCAACTCACTGGCCCCCCTGAGAACCAAAACTGTTTCATTCAACACCTCCTCCCCCTGGTTCACACCCCACCTCAGAAAACTCAAACAGACCGGCCGCCAACTTGAACGCCTCTGGAGAAAATCATCACTCACTGTTCACCTCGAAGCCTACAAATCTCACCTCATCACCTACAAAGACGCCATCACTGCTGCCAAATCTGACTACTTCTCCACCATCATCAATGACCCCACCCGTAACCCCCGAACCCTCTTCTCCACTGTCAACACTCTCCTCAAGCCTCGTGCCAACACCCTCTCTGACCCCTCACCCGATCTATGTAACTCATTCCTTCAGTTCTTCAGCGACAAAATCACCACCATCAACAACTCACTGCTCCCCGTGTCTGACCCAGCAGCAACCACACCGaccccttttctctccatccctctggaCCCCCTGACCCCTCCCCCCCAGCACCGCCTCTCCCGGTTCGACCCTGTTGACTCAGCAACCATTGCCAAACTCATCAGCACATCCAAACCCACCACCTGCTCCCTGGACCCCCTCCCGACCCCCCTGCTGAAGTCCTGCCTCCCTGTCCTATGCCCCTACCTCACCGACCTCTTCAACTCCTCACTGTCCCATGGAACTGTCCCCTCAGCCTTCAAAACTGCTGCTGTCACCCCCACACTCAAGAAACCTGGTCTGGACCCCTCCTGTCTCAATCATTACCGCCCTATCTCCaacctccccttcctctccaaAACCCTCGAACGCCTCGTCTCCACCCAGCTCCAATCCCACCTGCATTCCAACAACCTGCTTGAACCCCTCCAATCTGGCTTTCGCCCCCTCCACAGCACAGAAACTGCACTCCTCCAAGTCCTCAAtaacctcctcacctctgctgacACCGGAGccctcaacatcctcatcctcctggacctgAGTGCAGCCTTCGATACCGTGAGTCACAACATTCTTCTCACCAGACTCCAAGACCTCGGTATCGAAGGTACTGCACTCAGCTGGCTCCAGTCATACCTCACCAACAGATCGCACTTCATCTCCCTTCACAACAACTCCTCTGCCACATCCACAGTCACACAAGGTGTCCCCCAAGGCTCTGTACTCGGTCCACTCCTGTTCATAATCTACTTATTCCCCCTCGGTCAGATCCTACGCCACTTCAACCTGGACTTCCACTGCTATGCTGACGACACTCAGATCTACCTCAGCACCAACACCCCTCACAACCCACCGCTCTCCCACATcaactcctgcctctctgcaattaaagcctggatgcaacagaactttttaaaactcaacagcgacaaaacacaactcctcctcatcggctccaaatccaccctcaccaaaaccaacaacctcacactcaacatcgatggcacttctgtttccccctccccccaggcaCGTAACCTTGGCGTGATCTTCGACTCCACCCTCTCCCTTGAGCCCCACATCcgccaactggtcaaaatatccTTCTTCCACCTTCGCAATATCGCAAAAATCCGTCCGTCCCTCACACCCCCTACAGCAGAGAaactcatccacgccttcatctcctcccgccttgactattgcaactcactcctctatggcatcagcaacacctccataaataaattacaactggtccagaatgcagctgcccgactcctcacccacaccaaatcatggcatcatatcaccccagtcctgaaagaccttcactggctccccgtctcccaccggatctcctacaaaatcctgacccttacctacaaagccctccaccaacttgcacccccctatctctctgaactcctctccccctaccaacctcaacggtccctcagatccacctcagctggtttactctccacccccacgtccaaactccgcagctttggggacagagcattctccagggcagctcccaagctctggaactcactccccaatctcatcagagactctgattccctcaccacattccagtcccgcctcaaaacacatcttttttcatctgcttacccgtag